CCTCGCACTACCCTTACAACGCGCTCGCCGAGGCGTTCTTCCACAGCGACGTGCTGTTCCGCTGCCAGCGCCTGTTGCGCCAGCAGGGCAAGGCTTGCCGGGCGCTGGCCGAATCGATCCAGATGCGTCAGCCCTTCACCTATGACGCCAACTTCGCCGAAGCCCTGGGCGATCTGAACGCCTCCCTCGAACACCTGCGCATCCAGAGCAATCCGGCCTGGCGTGGCCTGCTGCGTTCGTTGCGGGCGCTGGCGGCCAACCTGTCCACCCTCGACCGCTTGCTCAGTGATGCGAGCAACCCCGACGCCCTGGCCGACGCCACCGACAGCAGCCTGCTCGACCGTTCGCCGCGCAACCTCAAGGATGTTTGGGCGCGTCTGCGCACGCAGCTGACGCCCACCTCGCTGCTGTTCCGTCATGCCCTGCGATTGCCCCTGGCCCTGAGCATCGGCTACGCCATGGTGCATTTGATCCACCCGTCCCAGGGTTACTGGATCATCCTCACCACGCTGTTTGTCTGCCAGCCGAATTACGGCGCCACCCGGCGCAAGCTTGGCCAGCGGATCATCGGCACCGCCATCGGCCTGACGCTTGCTTGGGCGTTGTTCGACCTGTTCCCCAACCCGCTGATCCAGTCGTGTTTCGCGATTGCCGCCGGGGTGGTGTTCTTCACCAACCGCACCACTCGCTACACCCTGGCGACCGCGGCGATCACTCTGATGGTGCTGTTCTGCTTCAATCAGGTTGGCGACGGCTACGGGCTGTTCCTGCCACGCTTGCTCGATACCTTGCTTGGCAGCCTGATCGCCGGGCTGATGGTGTTCCTGTTCCTGCCGGACTGGCAGGGGCGAAGCCTGAACAAGGTGCTGTCCAACACCCTGACCTGCAACAGCATCTACCTGCGCCAGATCATGCAGCAGTACGCCGCCGGCAAGAGCGACGACCTGGCTTATCGCCTGGCCCGACGCAACGCCCACAACGCCGACGCGGCACTGTCGACCACTCTGGCCAACATGCTCATGGAACCGGGGCATTTCCGTAAGGAAGCGGATGTGGGTTTCCGTTTTCTGGTGCTGTCGCACACCCTGCTCAGTTATTTGTCAGGCCTGGGCGCGCATCGGGAAACCCCGTTGCCGGCGGACGTGCACGAGCAGTTGATCGAAGGCGCCGGGATGAAACTGGCGGCCAGCATCGACGAAATCGCCCAGGGGCTGGCCAGCAAGTCCGCCATTGCGATTCAGAGTGACGAGGAAGAAGCGCTGGCCAATGAGCTTGAGCAGATGCCCGATGAGATCGATGAGGGTCAGCGGTTGGTGCAGACGCAATTGGCGCTGATCTGCCGGCAGTTGGGGCCGTTGCGGACGCTGGCGGCGCATTTGATCAAGGATACGAGCGAAGAGGTGTAGCGCCTGTCAGGGCCTCATCGCGAGCAGGCTCGCTCCCACAGGGGATGGCGGTAGACACAAAACCTGCATTCACCACCGGACACTGTAGGAGCGAGCCTGCTCGCGATAGGGCCAGCAGCCACACCTCACATCCCATGCTGTTTCAACAACCGCTGATAACTCCCATCCGCCTTCATCCTGGCAATCTCCCGGTCAAACCCGGCGACGATCTGTTCATGTTTCGGATTCTTCAGGCTGACCAGGATATGCAGGCTGTTCTCGCTCAGCGGCTTGGGCAGAAACTCCACGGCATTGCGCACCTTGGGTGATTCACGGGCCAGGTAATAACGGGCCACGTATTCGTCTTCCAGCGTCAGCTTGACCCTGTCGGCGGCGACCATGCGCACGGCCAGCGCGAAGTTGTGGACCGGCACTTTCTGCAATGACTCATCGGCGTCGAACGCCGGCGAATAGGCGTAACCGCGCACGATTGCCACCGGATAGGTGTGCAGTTGCTGCAGGTTGTTGTATTCGATTGGCGCGTCCTTGCGCTTGATGAAGCGAATGCGGTTGAGCAGGTATTCGCGGGAGAACTGGCCGAGCCGGGTGCGATCGTCGGTGTACCAGGCGTTGACCAGCACGTCATAGCGACCTTCACCCAGGCCCAGCAGGGCGCGGGCCCAGGGCACCTGTTCAAAATCACTGGCATAACCGGCTCGTGCCAGCGCCGTACTGACGATGTCCGTGGCCAACCCACCGTTGACCAGCGTGGCGTCGGTAAAGGGCGGCCAGGCGTCCGCCACCAGGCGCAGTTTTTCCGCTGACGCGTGCGGAATCAGCGACAGCCATCCAATCAGAGCCAAGACTCGATGCAAACGCGGCATGCTCGAAAATCCTTAGCGGGCGGGCTGCCCGACGTGTTTTCAGCTAAAACGCCAAGCCCCTTACCGGCACGCCCAGGCACTAAACATTGGTTCATTGAAGCCACTGCACATCGCCACAATCCAGATTACACAAAGAAGGCAGCGTCGCGCTAAATGAATGATGGCATTTTGGTCTTTATCACAGATTTCTCCGCCATAAAGACATCCCTCGTTCGGGCGCTTAGTATCAGCGGGACGTTTTCCGGGAATCAGAACATGACAATTGAATGGGTCTGCAAGCATCACAGTGATCTGGGCGTACAGCAGCTGTATGCGATTTTGCAGTTGCGTGCCGAGGTGTTCGTCGTCGAGCAGCAATGCGTCTATCAGGACATCGATGGCCAGGACCTGGAAGGTGACACCTGTCACTTGATGGCCTGGGACGAGGATCGGCTGGTGGCCTACCTGCGCCTGCTCGATCCCGAGCTACAGGGCGGCGACGTGGTGATCGGACGGGTCGTGACCTCGCCCGCCAGTCGAGGCCAGGGCCTGGGGCATGAAATGATGGAGCAGGCGCTGAAACAGGCGCAGAAGCGCTGGCCGGACATGCCGGTCTATCTTTCGGCCCAGTCGCATTTGCAGGGGTACTACGGGCGGTATGGGTTTGTGGTGGCGGGTGAGGAATTTGTCGAGGATGGGATTCCGCATATAGGCATGCGTCGTTCCTGAGGCCCTCTTCGCGAGCAGGCTCGCTCCCACATTGGAATGCATTTCAACTGTGGGAGCGAGCCTGCTCGCGAAGGCGCCGGATCAAACAACACAAAATTTCAGGGGTACTCAAGCACCGCCTTGATCTGCCGCAAATGCCGCTCGATCCACCCGCGATCGATCGCCCCCCAGTCGCGAATCCGATAGCGCCCGGCATGGTTGCGGGCACCCTCTTCCTGCTCGAACTCGCAGACGATATCCAGATCCGCCAGCGCGGCGATGGTGTCCTGGGCCGTGCGCCGGGGCATGCCGGTGATTTCGGTCAAGGCCGGGACACTGCTGGCCAGCCCGCTGTCGATCAGGTACGCCACGTACAGGCGACGGTAGAAGCTGCTTTTGGTCTTGCTGACTTCCATTTAACGCTCCGTTTCATTGCATATCCCGCCAGGTCAGGTACACCCGCACATCGAACTCGATCTGGTGATAGCCCGGCAGCATGTGTTCGCACAGCTTGTAGAACGCCTTGTTGTGATCGGATTCCTTGAAATGCGCCAACTCGTGAACCACGATCATTTTCAGGAATTCGGCGGGCGCTTCCTTGAACAGCGATGCGATGCGAATTTCCTTCTTGGCCTTGAGCTTGCCGCCCTGCACCCGCGAGATCGTGGTGTGCAGGCCAAGGGCGCGATGGGTCAGGTCCAGGCGGTTGTCGAACAGTACCTTGTCGATGGCCGGGGCGTTGCGCAGGTATTCCTGCTTGAGGTCCAGTGCATAGGTGTACAGCGCCTTGTCGCTCTGCACCCCATGCTGCTCCGGATAGCGCTTGCTCAGGTAGTCGCCCAGCCGACCTTCGGCGATCAGCTGACGCACCTGATCCTGCAGCGAGGCAGGATAAGCCTGGAGGTATTTCAACGCGGTCATCGCAAGCAACACATAGGACGAAAAGGTCGCCAGTGTAGCGAATTCAAGGACTCAGCGCGCTCCAGTCGAATGGCTGGGCAAAGCGATCGGCCTCTTCGGCCATCATCGGCCGCGCGACCAGAAAACCCTGCACATACTCGCAGCCATTGGCTTGCAGCCACTCGTATTGCGCCATGGTTTCCACGCCTTCGGCGATCACCAGCATGCCGTAGCGCCGGCACAACTCGATGACATTGCACACCAGTGCCGCGTCCCGCGAGGACTCCGGCAACCGGGCGATCAGATGACGGTCGAGCTTGAGTGTGTCCAGTTCCAGGTCACGCAAATGTGCCAGCGAGCACGGCCCCGACCCGAAATCATCCAGCGCCACCCTGACCCCCAGATTGCGCAGCAGTCGCAGTTGTTTGCGGGTCTCCTCCGGGTGACGCATCAGGGCCTCTTCGGTCACCTCGACTTCCAGGTGACGAGGTTGCAGGCCGTGGCGTTCCAGGACCTGACGCAACTCGGTGACCAGATTGGGCATGGAGAACTGGGTGCTGCTCAAGCTGACGCCCAGCACCAGGTCCTCGGCGAACAGGGTTTCCCAGGCCTTGCGCTGACCGGCGCCACGCTGATAAATCCAGCTGCCCAGGCGGCTGATCAACCGCGCTTCCTCCAGCAAGGGCAGAAACAGCCCCGGCGGCACATCGCCGACACTCGGATGCTGCCAGCGCAACAAGGCTTCAAAGCCACGAATCCGCCCGTCGGCAATGGCCACCTGTGGCTGATAGACCAGGTTGAAGTCACGGTTCTCGATGGCGCTGCGCACGCTTTCCTCGAGCATCAGCCGGGAGCGGGCTCGGCCGTTCATTTCGTGATCGTAGAAGCGATATTGCTGCCGACCGGCGCGCTTGGCTTCGTACATCGCGATGTCCGATGCCCGCAGCAATCCGTCCAGATTGGCGCCGCAATCGGGGTAAGTGGCAATGCCGATGCTCACCCCCAGGGCGATATCCAGGCCGTCGATCTGCTGACAGATCGACACCCGTTCGATGAGCTTCTCGGCAATCCTCGAAGCTTGCTCGGGGAACTCCAGGTCAAGCAGCGCGGTGAATTCGTCACCGCCCATGCGCGCCAGAATGTCGAACGGGCGCAGACAGGCCTTCAATTGTTCGGAAACCCAGCGCAGCACGCGATCGCCGGCGTCGTGACCGAGGGAATCATTGACCCGCTTGAAGCCGTCCAGGTCCAGGTACATCAGCACCCAGGCACTGTCGTTGTGCTCACTGCGCAGCAGCAGATTCTCCACGGTCTGGTAGAAACCGCGTCGATTGAGCAGGCCGGTCAGCGGGTCGGTGACGGCCTGGAATTCGAGCTGCTGATGCAGGTGACGCACCACCGACATGTCGAGCACCGTCACCACCATCGCCCGCTGTTCCGCAGGCAGTGGCGCGCAGGACAGGGCTACCGGAACCTGCTGTCCCCGCGCGGTGCGCAACAGGGCGTCGTGCAGGCGGTAGGTCTCGCCGCGCTTATAACCGTTCAAAAGCTCCGATTCGGCCCACACCGGGATGTGCGGCTTTTGCATGAAATCGAGGAATTCCTTGCCCTCCAGCTCCTGCACCGTGGCATTGAGCAGGCGCGACATCGCCGGGTTGGCGAAGCGGATCAGGCCATCCTCATTCACCACCAGGATGCCTTCGGCGGCGTTGTCGAGCACCGAGGCGTTGAAGGCGCGAGCGACTTCCAGATCATGACTCAGGCGCTGCAAGGCCCGGCGATTGCGCTGGTGCTCCAGCAATGCCTGGACCTTGGGCTTGAGGATCTGTGGGTCGAACGGTTTGAACAGATAATCCACCGCACCGCTGGCGTAACCCTTGATGACGGCGTCCTGGGACTGCTCGTTGGCGGTGAGGAAAATGATCGGTGTCAGACGGGTTCGCTGGCTGCCACGCATCAGGCGCGCCACTTCAAAACCGTCCATGCCCGGCATCTGCACATCCAGCAGCACCAGGTCGACATCGTGTTCGAGCAATAGACTGAGCGCCTCGAAACCCGAGGCAGCGGTGATGACCTGCCAGTCCTGGCGCTGTAACAACGCGCGCATGCTGAGCAGGTTTTCAGGGTAATCGTCGACGATCAGTAACGTCGAGTTGCCATCAATTGGCGGGGGTTGCGCGCATTCCATGCTGCTTCTCTTTGTTCGGGACGACAGGCCGGTTTCTCGTGAAAACCGGACAGATTCTAAGCCTTCACTCTAGACGTGGATCCAAAAAACCTGAAGCTATCAGTGCGCCATCATTTACCTAGGTATTAATTTACCGACTAACGGTCACCCCTGAAAGCCACTGAAACCGTGCAGGATGGCCATTTAACAGTTGTTTGACGCCACAAATCCGTCAATGCCAGCATTAACAAAAAAGCCTTCTACGCTTATAAAGGCCGCCCTCAAAGGCGCGTGTTAGAGCTTCTGGTACGCCCGTGCCGCAAAAATTCGTGGAAGCTTCTCACAATGATCGACCTTGCATCCTGGAATCTCAGCGTTCCGGTCGGCAGCCCGCCGTACACCGTAGAAACCTCCAAGCTGGTCAATGGCTACAAGAACCAATATTTCCATTCCGACACCGGCACCCTGTTTTTCTGGGCCCCGGTGACCGGCTCCAAAACCGAAAACGCCATTTATCCGCGCACCGAACTCCGTGAGACCTACAGCAACGGCACCTTGAAAAACTGGTATTACCCGGACGCCGACAACACCTTGCGGGCCACCCTCACGGTGAATCAGGTGCCCAGCTCGGGCAAGATCGTCATAGGCCAGATTCATGCCTATGAAAGCCAAAAGCCACTGGTGAAAGTCGAGTACCAGTACAAAACCAAGACCGAGACCGGCAACATCGTCGCCAAGGTGCGCATGCATCCCGACGACAAGGAAGGCCGCGTGATCACCATTGCCACGGGTGTGAAGCTGGACCGGGAGTTCTCCTATCTCATTCACCTGAGCCCGGGGGGCGCCCTGGGCATCAGCGCGGCAGGCTATCAATGGGACACCAACATCAGCGCGACCTGGCGCGACAAGCCGCTGTATTTCAAGGCCGGGGTGTATGTGCAGGACAACACCGGGTATACCAGCGAGGGTGGGAAAGTGACGTTCAGCAAGCTGGATATCGATCACAACAAGTAGCGATCAAACCTGTAGGGGCGAGCCTGCTCGCGATGCGGTGTGCCATTCAATATTGATGTTGGCTGACCTGACGCAATCGCGAGCAGGCTCGCTCCTACAATGAATTCATCGCCCATAAAAAACCCGCATTTCTGCGGGTTTTTTGTGAAGCTCAAACGCTCAGGCTTAGTTGACCTTGGCGTTCAACTCACCTTTCAGGTAACGCTGATACATGCCTTCCAGGGAGATCGGCTTGATCTTCGAAGCGTTGCCGGCGGTGCCGAAAGCTTCATAACGCGCGATGCACACGTCACGCATGGCGGTCACGGTGGCGCCGAAGAATTTACGCGGATCGAACTCGCTCGGGTTGGTGGCCATCAGGCGACGCATCGCACCGGTGGATGCCAGGCGCAGGTCGGTGTCGATGTTGACCTTGCGCACGCCGTGCTTGATGCCTTCGACGATTTCTTCAACCGGTACGCCGTAGGTCTCTTTGATGTCGCCGCCGTACTGGTTGATGATCGCCAGCCACTCTTGCGGAACCGAAGACGAACCGTGCATCACCAGGTGGGTGTTCGGAATGCGCTTGTGGATTTCCTTGATGCGGTCGATCGCCAGCACGTCGCCGGTAGGTGGCTTGGTGAACTTGTAGGCGCCGTGGCTGGTGCCGATGGCGATGGCCAGGGCGTCGACCTGGGTGCGTTTTACGAAGTCAGCGGCTTCTTCAGGGTCGGTCAGCATCTGGCTGTGGTCCAGAACGCCTTCGGCGCCGATACCGTCTTCTTCACCGGCCATGCCGGTTTCCAGCGAACCCAGGCAGCCCAGCTCGCCTTCTACCGAAACGCCGCAGGCGTGAGCCATGGCCACGGTCTGTTGGGTCACACGGACGTTGTAGTCGTAGTCGGTCGGGGTCTTGCCGTCTTCGCCCAGGGAGCCGTCCATCATTACCGAGCTGAAGCCCAGTTGGATGGAGCGCTGGCAGACGTCAGGGCTGGTGCCGTGGTCCTGGTGCATGCACACCGGGATATGCGGGAATTCTTCGATCGCCGCCAGGATCAGGTGACGCAGGAACGGGGCGCCGGCGTATTTGCGGGCACCGGCCGAAGCCTGGACGATCACCGGGGAGTCAGTCTTGTCAGCGGCTTCCATGATGGCGCGCATCTGCTCAAGGTTGTTGACGTTGAAGGCTGGGACGCCGTAGCCGAACTCGGCTGCGTGGTCCAGCATCTGGCGCATGCTGATAAGTGCCATTGTTAGGGTCTCTCCCGGTTGAAGTCGTTAATCGTGCCAGCCTGCCGGAGCGGCGGCGGCTATTCAAGTTATTGCAGATCGGGGGTTGAGCCCGGGCTGCGAATTCTGTTCAGTTATTGCGCCTTGCAGCCACGGCCAATCAAATCATTGGTGGCGACCCAGTAAACCAGGCCTTCCTCACCTTTTATGTGAAACGCCAGCATGTTGTCGCTGTACAGCGAACCCGACGCACCTGGCTCCTGCTTCAGGCGGTAGACCTGATCGCCACCGCCCAGTCGCACGTCGACTTCGCTGCGACTGTCATTGGCATAGCGCCACAGCACCTTGGCCTGGCTGTCGCAAGTCCAGGTGGTCCAGTTGTCTGCCGGGGCGGACGACTGGAACGGGTCCAAGTTGGCGCACCCGGCCAGCAGTGCCAGCGCCGTAACGGCGATCAATCCTTTCATCCGTGTTCCTCGACCGGCAGCGCACGCCGCCGGCTCTGAGTAAAGAGTCAGACCCGTCAAGGACAGCCATGTTCCTTGGCGGGAGTCTGTGTCTCGTATTTGTCCAGGCCTTCAGGCCCGGAACGCTTGTTGAGCACCGGATTGGTTTCCGCCTGCCAGTCGGCCTGGTAGCAGCCCTTGTCCTGTGCTGGCGTCTCGGGTACCTCGGGAGCTTTCGGGTTACTCCCGCAAGCCACCAATGAACCCGCGACGATCAACAGCGCAAACGTCTTGACCATGTAACCACTCCCTTGCCTGGTCAAACGGGAGACCCTCAGGCCTTGGCCCGGCTTTCCAGGACTTCAACGGCCGGCAGCACCTTGCCTTCGACGAATTCGAGGAACGCGCCGCCACCGGTAGAAATGTAGGAGATTTGCTCGGCAACGCCATACTTGTCGATGGCGGCCAGAGTGTCGCCGCCGCCAGCGATGGAGAACGCCGCACTGTCCGCGATGGCCTGGGCCAGCACTTTGGTGCCGTTACCGAACTGGTCGAATTCGAACACGCCCACCGGACCGTTCCACAGGATGGTTTTCGACGATTTCAGCAGTTCGGCGAAGTTCGCCGCAGTCTGCGGGCCGATGTCCAGGATCATGTCGTCGGCGGCAACGTCGGCGATCAACTTGACGGTGGCTTCGGCGCTTTCGGCGAATTCCTTGGCAACCACCACGTCCACCGGCAGCGGCACGCTGACCTTGGCGGCGATGGCGCGTGCGGTGTCCAGCAGATCCGGCTCGTACAGGGATTTGCCAACCGGGTGACCGGCAGCGGCCAGGAAGGTGTTGGCGATGCCGCCGCCGACGATCAGCTGGTCGCAGATCTGGCTCAGGCTGTTCAGTACGTCGAGCTTGGTCGACACCTTGGAGCCGGCAACGATGGCAGCCATTGGCTTGGCCGGTGCGCCCAGGGCCTTGCCCAATGCGTCCAGCTCGGCGGCCAGCAGAGGGCCTGCAGCGGCGATTTTGGCGAACTTGGCTACACCGTGCGTCGAACCCTCGGCGCGGTGTGCAGTTCCGAAGGCGTCCATCACGAATACGTCGCACAGCGCAGCGTATTGCTGGGCCAGTTCATCGGCGTTCTTTTTCTCGCCCTTGTTGAAACGCACGTTTTCGAACAGCACGATGTCGCCGGCCTTGACGTCAACGCCGCCCAGGTAATCGGCCACCAGCGGCACTTCACGGCCCAGAGCACGGCTCAGGTAGTCGGCGACCGGCTTGAGGCTGTTCTCGGCGGAGAACTCGCCTTCGGTCGGACGGCCAAGGTGCGAGCACACCATCACCGCCGCGCCTTTTTCCAGGGCCAGCTTGATGGTCGGCAGCGAAGCCAGGATTCGCGCATCGCTGGTGACTACACCGTCCTTTACCGGGACGTTGAGGTCTTCGCGGATCAGTACGCGCTTACCTTGCAGATCGAGGTCGGACATCTTCAACACGGTCATGGGTCGCATTTCCTGGATTACTGATTTAGAGAGCAGATGTTGGGATAGCTGTTTGCAGATAGTGCTCTGCAACATCCAGCATTCGGTTGGCAAAACCCCATTCGTTGTCGAACCAGGCCAGGATGTTCACCAGCCGTGGGCCGGAAACGCGGGTCTGACTGGCATCGACGATCGCCGAATGTGGGTCGTGGTTAAAATCGCAGCTTGCGTGGGGCAACTCGGTGTAGGCCAGCAGGCCCTTGAGCGGACCGCTGGTGGCAGCCTCGCGCAGGATCCGGTTGACCTCGGCGGCGTCAGTATCACTGACGGTCTGCATCGTGATATCGAGGCAAGACACGTTCACCGTCGGCACGCGTACGGCTTTGGCCTGAATTCGTCCGGCAAGTTCCGGCAACAGCCGTTCGATGCCTCGCGCCAGACCGGTGGACACCGGAATCACCGACTGGAACGCCGAGCGGGTGCGGCGCAGGTCTTCGTGGTGATAGGCATCGATCACCGGCTGATCGTTCATCGCCGAGTGAATGGTGGTGATCGATACGTACTCAAGGCCAATGGCCTGATCCAGCAGGCGCAACAGCGGCACGCCGCAGTTGGTGGTGCAGGAGGCGTTGGACACCAGCAGTTCGTCGCCGGTCAGGCATTCCTGGTTCACGCCATAGACGATGGTGGCGTCGACATCCGACTCGCTGGCCATCGGCTGGGAAAACAGCACCCGTGGCGCGCCGGCGTCGAGGAAACGCTGGCCGTCTTCGCGGGTGTGGTAAGCACCGGAGCATTCCAGCACCAGATCGACGCCCAGGGACGCCCAATCGATGCCTTCGGGGGTGGCACTGCGCAGGACCTTCACGCAGTCGCCATTGATATGCAGACAGTCGCCATCGACCTTCACTTCACCGGGAAAACGCCCGTGGGTGGAGTCGAAGCGTGTCAGGTATTCGATGCTGGCCATGTCGGCCAGATCATTGATCGCGACAATCTCGAACCCGGCCTTGTCGCCTCGCTCGAACAACGCACGCAAGACGCAACGACCAATGCGGCCGTAGCCGTTGAGTGCAACTTTGTAGGGACGCGGTTGAGGCATGGGGGTTCTCGATAGACGCAGGCAAACGAATTCTCGTTAACAACACAACCCTTGTAGGAGCGAGCCTGCTCGCGATGGTGGCCCAGACAACGCGGGCATTCAGGCACCCAGCGTTATCGTTAACGACCATCGCGAGCAGGCTCGCTCCTACAGGGGTTCGCGGCGGTCCTGAAACCGCCGCGCCGTGCTTTTAGTCTTCCAGCAGCTCTTCAGCCTGACCCAGGATGTTTTCCAGGGTGAAGCCGAACTCTTCGAACAAGGCCGACGCAGGCGCCGACTCACCGTAGGTGGTCATGCCGATCACACGACCTTCCAGGCCGACGTACTTGTACCAGTAGTCGGCGTGGGCCGCTTCGATGGCGATACGGGCGCTGACCTGCAACGGCAGGACCGATTGCTTGTAGCCGGCGTCCTGGGCGTCGAACACGCTGGTGCAAGGCATGGAAACCACACGCACCTTGCGGCCCTGTTCGGTCAGCTTGTCGAAGGCCTGAACGGCCAGGCCGACTTCCGAACCGGTCGCGATCAGGATCAGCTCAGGCTCGCCCGCGCAGTCTTTCAGCACATAACCACCACGGTTGATATCGGCGATCTGGCCGGCATCACGGGTTTGGTGCTGCAGGTTCTGACGGGAGAAGATCAGGGCGGATGGACCGTCCTTGCGCTCCAGGGCGTGCTTCCAGCTCACGGCCGATTCAACGGCATCGGCAGGGCGCCAAGTGTCGAGGTTCGGCGTGCTGCGCAGGGCAGTCAGTTGCTCGATCGGCTGGTGAGTCGGGCCGTCTTCGCCCAGACCGATGGAGTCGTGGGTGTAGACGTGGATCACGCGCTGCTTCATCAGTGCGGACATGCGCACGGCGTTGCGGGCGTATTCCATGAACATCAGGAAAGTCGCGCCGTAAGGCACCAGTCCGCCGTGCAGGGCAACGCCGTTCATGATGGCGGTCATGCCGAACTCGCGCACGCCGTAGTACATGTAGTTGCCGCTGGCGTCTTCAGCGCTGACGCCTTTGCAGCCTTTCCACAGGGTCAGGTTGGAACCGGCCAGGTCGGCCGAACCGCCGAGGAACTCAGGCAGCAGCGGGCCAAACGCATTCAGGGCGTTCTGGCTGGCTTTACGGCTG
This genomic interval from Pseudomonas putida contains the following:
- the yccS gene encoding YccS family putative transporter — translated: MSSTTFSQSLRRLWALDKFSYSVRVFIALTGTMALCWYQDEMGLLIPLFLGIIASALAETDDSWQGRLNALAVTLVCFAVAALSVELLFPYPIIFIFAFALASFCLTMLGALGERYGAIASATLILSVYTMIGVDQRGGAVIDVWHEPLLLVAGAAWYGVLSVLWQALFSNQPVQQSLARLFRELGFYLKLKSSLFEPIRQMDVEARRLELARQNGRVVAALNAAKEIILHRVGNGRPGSKVSRYLKLYFLAQDIHERASSSHYPYNALAEAFFHSDVLFRCQRLLRQQGKACRALAESIQMRQPFTYDANFAEALGDLNASLEHLRIQSNPAWRGLLRSLRALAANLSTLDRLLSDASNPDALADATDSSLLDRSPRNLKDVWARLRTQLTPTSLLFRHALRLPLALSIGYAMVHLIHPSQGYWIILTTLFVCQPNYGATRRKLGQRIIGTAIGLTLAWALFDLFPNPLIQSCFAIAAGVVFFTNRTTRYTLATAAITLMVLFCFNQVGDGYGLFLPRLLDTLLGSLIAGLMVFLFLPDWQGRSLNKVLSNTLTCNSIYLRQIMQQYAAGKSDDLAYRLARRNAHNADAALSTTLANMLMEPGHFRKEADVGFRFLVLSHTLLSYLSGLGAHRETPLPADVHEQLIEGAGMKLAASIDEIAQGLASKSAIAIQSDEEEALANELEQMPDEIDEGQRLVQTQLALICRQLGPLRTLAAHLIKDTSEEV
- a CDS encoding substrate-binding periplasmic protein, whose translation is MPRLHRVLALIGWLSLIPHASAEKLRLVADAWPPFTDATLVNGGLATDIVSTALARAGYASDFEQVPWARALLGLGEGRYDVLVNAWYTDDRTRLGQFSREYLLNRIRFIKRKDAPIEYNNLQQLHTYPVAIVRGYAYSPAFDADESLQKVPVHNFALAVRMVAADRVKLTLEDEYVARYYLARESPKVRNAVEFLPKPLSENSLHILVSLKNPKHEQIVAGFDREIARMKADGSYQRLLKQHGM
- a CDS encoding GNAT family N-acetyltransferase, translated to MTIEWVCKHHSDLGVQQLYAILQLRAEVFVVEQQCVYQDIDGQDLEGDTCHLMAWDEDRLVAYLRLLDPELQGGDVVIGRVVTSPASRGQGLGHEMMEQALKQAQKRWPDMPVYLSAQSHLQGYYGRYGFVVAGEEFVEDGIPHIGMRRS
- a CDS encoding winged helix-turn-helix domain-containing protein, which encodes MEVSKTKSSFYRRLYVAYLIDSGLASSVPALTEITGMPRRTAQDTIAALADLDIVCEFEQEEGARNHAGRYRIRDWGAIDRGWIERHLRQIKAVLEYP
- a CDS encoding M48 metallopeptidase family protein; the protein is MTALKYLQAYPASLQDQVRQLIAEGRLGDYLSKRYPEQHGVQSDKALYTYALDLKQEYLRNAPAIDKVLFDNRLDLTHRALGLHTTISRVQGGKLKAKKEIRIASLFKEAPAEFLKMIVVHELAHFKESDHNKAFYKLCEHMLPGYHQIEFDVRVYLTWRDMQ
- a CDS encoding putative bifunctional diguanylate cyclase/phosphodiesterase, which produces MECAQPPPIDGNSTLLIVDDYPENLLSMRALLQRQDWQVITAASGFEALSLLLEHDVDLVLLDVQMPGMDGFEVARLMRGSQRTRLTPIIFLTANEQSQDAVIKGYASGAVDYLFKPFDPQILKPKVQALLEHQRNRRALQRLSHDLEVARAFNASVLDNAAEGILVVNEDGLIRFANPAMSRLLNATVQELEGKEFLDFMQKPHIPVWAESELLNGYKRGETYRLHDALLRTARGQQVPVALSCAPLPAEQRAMVVTVLDMSVVRHLHQQLEFQAVTDPLTGLLNRRGFYQTVENLLLRSEHNDSAWVLMYLDLDGFKRVNDSLGHDAGDRVLRWVSEQLKACLRPFDILARMGGDEFTALLDLEFPEQASRIAEKLIERVSICQQIDGLDIALGVSIGIATYPDCGANLDGLLRASDIAMYEAKRAGRQQYRFYDHEMNGRARSRLMLEESVRSAIENRDFNLVYQPQVAIADGRIRGFEALLRWQHPSVGDVPPGLFLPLLEEARLISRLGSWIYQRGAGQRKAWETLFAEDLVLGVSLSSTQFSMPNLVTELRQVLERHGLQPRHLEVEVTEEALMRHPEETRKQLRLLRNLGVRVALDDFGSGPCSLAHLRDLELDTLKLDRHLIARLPESSRDAALVCNVIELCRRYGMLVIAEGVETMAQYEWLQANGCEYVQGFLVARPMMAEEADRFAQPFDWSALSP
- a CDS encoding polysaccharide lyase family 7 protein, which encodes MIDLASWNLSVPVGSPPYTVETSKLVNGYKNQYFHSDTGTLFFWAPVTGSKTENAIYPRTELRETYSNGTLKNWYYPDADNTLRATLTVNQVPSSGKIVIGQIHAYESQKPLVKVEYQYKTKTETGNIVAKVRMHPDDKEGRVITIATGVKLDREFSYLIHLSPGGALGISAAGYQWDTNISATWRDKPLYFKAGVYVQDNTGYTSEGGKVTFSKLDIDHNK
- the fba gene encoding class II fructose-bisphosphate aldolase (catalyzes the reversible aldol condensation of dihydroxyacetonephosphate and glyceraldehyde 3-phosphate in the Calvin cycle, glycolysis, and/or gluconeogenesis) → MALISMRQMLDHAAEFGYGVPAFNVNNLEQMRAIMEAADKTDSPVIVQASAGARKYAGAPFLRHLILAAIEEFPHIPVCMHQDHGTSPDVCQRSIQLGFSSVMMDGSLGEDGKTPTDYDYNVRVTQQTVAMAHACGVSVEGELGCLGSLETGMAGEEDGIGAEGVLDHSQMLTDPEEAADFVKRTQVDALAIAIGTSHGAYKFTKPPTGDVLAIDRIKEIHKRIPNTHLVMHGSSSVPQEWLAIINQYGGDIKETYGVPVEEIVEGIKHGVRKVNIDTDLRLASTGAMRRLMATNPSEFDPRKFFGATVTAMRDVCIARYEAFGTAGNASKIKPISLEGMYQRYLKGELNAKVN
- a CDS encoding MliC family protein → MKGLIAVTALALLAGCANLDPFQSSAPADNWTTWTCDSQAKVLWRYANDSRSEVDVRLGGGDQVYRLKQEPGASGSLYSDNMLAFHIKGEEGLVYWVATNDLIGRGCKAQ